GTGGGACGTCATGCCACTAGGCTTGTTGATGTTCAATATACCGCATAACTCTTGATTGGGCATGCTGTTCATGGTACAGGATGCAGGATTTTGCTGCTAACTGTTTCCTGCTGACTGCTCTCTTTTGTCTTGTGCCTGCTTCTGCAAGGCAGTCTCGATCTCATTCAAGATAAGTTCGCGTACTTTGACCATCTTTCCCGCGATCGTGCATCCCGCCGCGCGCGGATGCCCGCCACCTCCCAGTCGGAACGCCACGTCGGAGATGTCCCAGCCAGGCCCAGCACGCATGGACACCTCGATGCGCCCATCATCCTTCTCGCGAAAGACAATGGCTACATCAACTCCCATCGTGCTAGCCAGGAAACTGACTAAGCCATTGCCCTCGTTAGGTGATGCACCGCACTTGCGCATCATGTGCTGATCTATCTCTGTCCACAAGATGCGCCCACGCCGCTGTACATGGGCCAGTGCTTGGCCCCACAGGCAAATAGTCGAGATCGGTTCTCGGTTAAAGACGAGCTCAGTGATTTCGCTGAGCGATGCCCCTGCCTGGGTCAAAGCAATAGCCGTGCGCAATTGCTTGGCACTGACGTTGCTCGTACGGAAGCACTGCGTGTCCGTAATCAGCCCGACAAGAAGCGCCGTAGAAATGTCTTTGTCCAGCGGCACTTTCAGTTGCTTGAGCAACCCATACACGATCTCCGCAGTAGAAGGCAGCAGTTGTACCAGGTTGACTGTGCCGAAACGCGTGTTTGTCACGTGGTGATCAATGTTGATCACCGGTCGGCTGCCGAAAACGCGCTCATCGTACAGCGAGCCCAGGCGCTCGATGTCACTGGAATCTATCGTGACAATGACTTCTTCGTTTGTGGGAGGCTGGGCAGTAATTTCGCGCCAGGAAGGAAGAAAATCGAATTTGGCGGGCACCGGATCGGCGCAAGCCATAATGCACGATTTTCCCAGGTGCCGCAATCCCAGTCCAAGCCCCAGCAGGGAACCGATGGCATCCCCATCTGGGATGATATGGCAAGCGATATAGACCGATTGGGCTGCCTGAAGGTAGCGCTTCGCGCTATTCATGCTCCGCTACTGCTCCTTGCAAAGTTCACTCCCGCTCTTGGGCCGATGCGTCTACTTCATTGCTCGGTGGTGTGTTCTGCAACTGCTCCAAGAGGGACTCTACGCGCGCAACATGTTCCCAGGTATCATCCAACATGAAACGCAGTTCCGGCGCAAAGCGCATTTGAAGACGTTGCGCTAATTCCCGGCGAATGTAACGCGAAGCGTGCTGCAACCCTGCCAGGGCATCGTCGCGCGACTTTTGATCGCCCAGCGCGCTGACGAATATCGTGGCCAGTTTTAGATCGGCGGTGATCTCAACTTTTGTGACCGTCACGTATGTCAAACGTGGATCCCGCACTCTTTGTTGCAGCAGTTCGCTGATTTCTTCTTGGATGCGACTGCTGACTCGTTCTTGACGTCGTGTGGGCATATCTCACAATGGGAGGCACAGTCCCTGCTTAGGCAAGCGCATGCATTGCCTTTTCATGCCACTGTGCCTCCTACCTGTTCCTTTCTATAGAATTCTAATATATCGCCTACGGCAAAGTCATCAAAGCCTTCTACCCCTACGCCGCATTCCAGGCCTGTGTTGACTTCGCGCACATCTTCCTTGAAGCGACGCAGAGAGGCTACTTGGCCCTCGAAGATGACCTTATCGGCGCGGCGGACGCGGACCAGGGCATTGCGTGCGGCTATGCCGTCCATAACCTGACACCCAGCTACTTGCTTTTTGTGTCCGATACGAAAGACAGCCCGTACCTCGGCATGGCCGATGGTCACGTCCTTATAACTGGGCTCGAGCAAGCCCTTCAGAGCACGATCGATATCGTCCACAAGGTGGTAAATGATATTGTAGAGGCGTATATCTACCCCTTCAGACTCAGCCATGCGGCTGGCAGCGGCATCCACTTGCACGTTGAAGCCAATGACAATGGCTTGCGAAGCAACTGCGAGCATGATATCGGATTCGTTGATGTTGCCAAGTCCAGTGTGCAATAACTTGACCCTGAGTTTCTCATCGCCGAGTTTCTCCACAGAGTTGACAATAGGCTCGATGGAGCCTTGTACATCTGCCTTGAGAATCAAGTTGAGTTCTTTCGCTTGTCCAGCCTGTGCTTTGGCAAAGAATTCATCGAGGCTGATCCCGCGCCGTTTCTGCTGTTCAGCCGCTTGCTGGCGACGCAAGGCTTCAGCAGCGGCAAGAGCTCGCGCTTCGTGTTCATCCTTGACCACTCTAAAGGGCTCTCCCGCAGCGGGCACATCGCTCAGTCCCAAGACAACTACTGGCATAGCAGGCGGAGCGCTTTCGATGCGTTGGCCTTTATCATCGAACATGGCGCGGACCTTGCCCGCGAGATCACCAATGACCAAGGAATCGCCAAGGTGCAATGTGCCTTCCTGCACCAGCAAAGTGGCTAAAGGTCCTTTGGTTTTGTCCAAGCGCCCCTCGATGACCGTGCCAGAGGCAAGAGCTTCGGGGTTCGCTTTCAAGTCGGCCATTTCCGCGACCAAGAGGATCATCTCGAGCAATGTCTCCAGTCCGATCTTCTGCTTGGCCGAGACGGGCACGCAAATAACATCTCCGCCATAATCCTCCACGAGGAGTCCTATCTCTGAAAGCTGCCTCTTTACTACCTCAGGATTGGCATTGGGCTTATCTATCTTGTTCAGCGCGACGATGATGGGTACCTGGGCCGCACGAGCGTGGTTAATGGCCTCGATCGTCTGAGGTTGTACGCCATCGTCAGCAGCAACGACCAGCACCGCAATGTCCGTCACCATGGCCCCACGGGCGCGCATAGCAGTAAAGGCTTCGTGGCCAGGGGTGTCTAGGAACGTGATCTTTTTCCCTTGCACCTCCACCTGATAAGCGCCAATGTGCTGGGTAATTCCACCGACTTCGCTGGCCACAACATTGGTTTGGCGAATCACGTCCAATAGAGAGGTCTTGCCGTGATCGACATGCCCCATGATCGTCACCACGGGCGGCCGTGGTGCTAATTTGGCCAGTTCTTCGGCAGTATACTCGCGACGTTTGCGTACGGGCTCTTGGGGCAATTCCTCGACCGGCTCTGGCGGACGCTCCTCCTTGACCTCAAAGCCCAGGTCTGAAGCCACAATTGCGGCTGTGTCGAAATCAATTTCCTGATTGATATTGGCCATCACGCCGCTCTTCATTAACTCGCGGATGATCGTGATAGGGCTAGCTTTCAACAACGCGGCCAGGTCACGTACGGTGATAGATAAGGGGAGCGTGACCACATTTGATGTCGGCGGTGCTTCGGGCTCGGCCACAGCCACAGCTTCGAGAATTTTGGGAGGCTCTGTCTCTGTAGCCTCTGCTGAAACTGCTGCTTTCATAGACGGTTGCGGCACAGCAGGCTTTTTCGTTTTTGCAGGAACTCGCTTCGCAGCAGGCTGGGCAGCACCCGGCACCTTGCCTTCTGCGCTACCGCGTGGAGGCGCTTTCGCATGTCTGGTAGGTTTAACCTTACCAGCCTTAGCGACCTTTACGCGGCCATCTCTCGCAATCTTCGCTCCTTTTTGAGCCTGGCGAGGTCCGGCTTCAGCCGTTTTGGCTTTGCTGGCATCCGATTCCGCCGCGCCCTTGGCTTTGGGAAGTTGGGCGGGCTTTTCCCGAGCGGTCTTGTCCGCTGGCGGATTAACGTCGGATGCAGGCTCTTTGGTTTCTGCATCTATTGAACTGGTATGGGTGGTTTTCTGTTTGGGCATAACCTACCCCCTTTCCTCTTGTACTATTGTCGTTCGGGCGTGCATGGCAATGCGCAGGCCTTTCTAGTCTGCGGGAAAGGAGTTCAGCCTCGGTTGCTTTTTATCAGGCAAAATATGACCTGCAGGGTGAAAACGTACCATCCCTGCTGGGGGAAAGTGGGGAGAATAAGCGAGGGAAGACTAGAGGAAATGGCGCATAAAGATCAATCGGCCATGAGTACTCCCTCGTCCTTTATCTCACCCAGGGTACCGTTTCGCCCCTGCATGGATTTCCTGCCAAATGCAGTCTTCATATGCATCTGTACGTTCCTACCATATCAACCGTGCCGGCTGTCCCGTTCTCCCTTCCTAGAACTCGCTATTCTGTGTCGCTACTAGGCAAATTCTGGCTATAGGCCAGAAGCCGCTCTTTGTCTGCAGGGCTCAGCGTTGTCTTCAGTGCATAATCCAATCGCTGACGCGAGATAGCACCTTCCCAGCAAGCCTTGTTGCGGCACAGATATGCCCCGCGACCAGCAGCTTTTCCCCTCTCATCTATCTCGATGGTTCCCTGAGGGGTACGGACAATACGGATCAGTTCTCGTTTTGGGCGCACCTGTTGACATTGCACACAGGTTCGCAAAGGAATATGTTTGGGTGCCATGCTTTTCTGTTTCTACCAAGCCGTTTTCCTAGTGCTCGCGACAGTGAAGAGCAAACTCGCCTTACCACTCCTCTATTTCATCTTGCCAGTCAACACGGCGGCTGACCCTGCGTTGTTGTAGACGTCCCTTCTTCTTGGCTTTGCCCTTGTGCCGTTTTCCCTCTTTCGGCTCATACTCCTCTTCTTCATACTCGCTTTCGGCTTCCCATTTGATGGCAGGTGATTCTTCGGCTTCAGACTCAACCTCCTGCCCAGTGGCCGCTTCTTCTGCCTCGACAGTAGCCTCTGCTGGAGGGGTTGCTTCCTGTACCAAAGTCGCCTGAGCAGGAATCGTGGCCATTTCTTCACTGGGGGCTGGTTCGGTAGCCAAGGCCCCCTGATCTACACTTGGCTCTGTAGCAAATAGGGCTCCTTCCGCCTCGCCAATCACCTCGGCAATGCCTTGTTCTTCTTGGGCCAGGCTTAACTCTGCCTGTGCCAGAAGCGCTGCGGCAGCCTCGCGTTTTGCTGCCAATTCTCGTTCTCTGGCCGCAGCCTCTGCTGCCTCCTTAGCGCGTCGTTCGATCTCCTCCGCTGCTTCCGAAGAACTCTTGATGTCAATGCGCCAGTTGGTCAACTTGGCTGCCAGGCGGGCATTTTGCCCCTCTTTGCCGATGGCAAGCGAAAGCTGGCTATCGGGTACAACCACTGTGGCGGTCTTGGTCTCGCGATCCAACCACACATGCTCCACCTTGGCTGGGCTGAGCGCATTGGCGATGAATTCCGTCTCCTCTGGAGACCAGGCCACGACGTCGATTTTCTCTCCATTTAGTTCGTTCACAATGTTCTGAATGCGTACGCCCCGCATGCCAACGCAGGAGCCAACCGGGTCAATGCCTGGCTGGGTGGCCGCTACCGCTACTTTTGAGCGCGAACCGGGTTCTCGAGCGATGCCTTTGATCTCGACAGTGCCCTGATAGATCTCCGGAACTTCGTTCTCGAGCAAGCGTCGCAGCAATTTCTGATGGGTGCGTGAAACTTTGATGCGCGGCCCACGGTTTGTCTTCTCTACTTCATAGACATAGGCGCGTAGCCTCTGGTTTGGTGTATATTGCTCGGTTGGGATCTGCTCGCTTTTGGGCAGAATTGCTTCTGTTCTGCCCAGAGACAGGATGACATTCCCAGCAGCATCAATATTGCGCACTGTGCCGAGCACATCCTCGCCCAGACGGTCTGACCAATCCGCGTACAAGGTTTCCCGCTCCGCTTCGCGAATGCGCTGCAGAATAACCTGTTTGGCCGTTTGGGCAGCGATGCGCCCAAAATTCTTGGGCGTCATCTCAATCTGTATGGTACTGCCCAGTTTGGCCATAGCATCAATCTGCCGTGCCTCCTGCAGTGTGATTTGAGTGCGTGGGTCCTTCACCTTTTCCACGATTTCCTTCGCGGCGAAGACGCGTGCTTTCCCTGTATTCGGATCGATCTTGACATCAATGTTTTGTGCAGGCCCAAAGTTGCGTTTGTAGGCAAGGACAAGCGCCTGCTCAATGGCTTCTAGGACCACCTCTTTGGGCAGGTGCCGCTCTGCACATACTTGAGTTATTGCAATGAGAAAATCGTTCTTCAAAACCAAAAACCTCCCGCGAGCAATGCCCGAAAACTCGAACTAGTCCGCTTAACAGACAGCATGTAAGAAGAAAAGTGGGGACAACCCACTTTTCAGCGGTGCTTTTTACAGTCTTACATTATAACAATAATATTCATTTTGTGCAAATACAGGGTAGTGCAATAGGTCTTTGCGCGAAGAATCTTTCCTGCGCATCATGGTAAGCGTTTCCTGATTGACGCAACCCACCAATCAAAGCCTGCCACTAACGCAGAGGGAGCGCATCAATCCCTGAGGTCAGGCTAGCCAGCAGGGCATCCAATTCAGCCAAGGGCACTAGGCGGGAGGCGCTTTCGCTACGTGCCTTGAGTTCTACGCTCTCTTGAGCCAGTGTTTTACGACTCACAGTAATACGCCAGGGGATGCCAATCAGGTCAGCGTCGTTGAACTTGACCCCGGCGCTCTCGTCTCGGTCATCGTAGAGCACCTCGTAGCCGGCTTCTAGCAGATGACGGTACAGTTGTTCTGCAGCAGAATGGACCTCTGGCTGGGTCGCACCTAGAGATAACAAGTGGAACAGATAAGGGGCGACGGAAGCGGGCCAAATGATGCCGTGGTCATCGTGGTTTTCCTCAATAATTGCAGCCATCAATCTCCCCGTACCAATCCCGTACGAGCCCATGACGATAGGACGTTGTTGTCCATCTTTGGCCAGGTAGGTTGCACCTAGTGCTTCGCTGTAGCGAGTGCCCAGCTTGAAAAGGTGTCCTAACTCGATTCCCTGCATCGCTTGCAAGGCGCTGCCGCACTGTGGGCATTGGTCTCCTGCCTGGGCCATGGCGATGTCCGTGATGGTGCTAACAGCAAAGTCGCGCGGGTAGTTCACATTCTTCAGATGATACCCTTCCTTATTCGCACCGGCGACAAAATTGTTGCCTAGGGTAATCGAATCATCAGCAATGACGCGAAACCCCGCCAGTCCGACAGGCGAGGCGTAACCTGGAACAAGTCCAGCGGCCTGCAATTCCGCTTCAGTGGAAGGATGCAACTCGGCGCCCGCTAAGGCATTGGCGAGCTTGACTACGTTCACTTGCAGGTCGCCACGGATAAGGGCAAGCACGATTTCGCCGCGCTCTGTAGTGTAGAACAGTGCCTTGAGCGTCTGCTGAGTGGGCACACCAACAAAGGCTGCCACATCGGCAATTGTCTTGCAACCCGGTGTGGCGATTTCCTCGATAGGGCGTTCCACTTCTGAGATACCAACGGGCTTGGCAAAAGTTGCTTTCTCTACGTTGGCGGCATACCCACAATGGGCACAACGGATCAGGGTATCTTCGCCTGAGGCACAGGGCACCATGAATTCATGGGATTCGGGGCCGCCCATCACTCCCGTATCTGCAACAATAGGGATGGCTCGCACTCCGCAGCGGCGGAATATGTTGACATAAGCCTGATACATCCGTGGGTAGAACTCATCCAGGCTGTTCCGGTCCGGATGGCAACTGTATGCGTCCTTCATGGTGAACTCTCGAGCGCGGATCAGACCTCCACGTGCCCGCGGCTCGTCGCGGAATTTGGTCTGAATGTGGTAAATTATGAAGGGAAGCTGGCGGTAGGAAACGATTTCCCGCCGCAGCAAGTCTGCCACAACTTCCTCGTGAGTCATGGCCAGCACCAGATCGTGGTTGGCGCGGTCGCGGAAGCGTACCAGAGCGGGCCCTGGTGCTGGCGCATCATAGCGCCCTGTGGCGCGCCAGATTTCGGCCGGGTTGACCACGGGCATGTGCACTTCTTGCCCGCCAATGGCATCCATCTCTTCGCGCATGATGCGTTCGATCTTGCGCAGCACACGCCAGCCAAGTGGCAGGTAACTGTAGATGCCGGCTGCCAAGGGGCGGATCAGCCCTGCTCGCAACGAGAGTTGGTGGCTGATGCATTCCGCCTCGGCAGGAACCTCGCGCAGCGTTCGCCCAAATAATTGTGACAGGCGCATATTCTCTAACCTCCTGTTTCCTTGAGCGATATTATACTGCATGGGAGTGCGTATCCACCATTTGCATCGTTCACTCGTGTACTGTATAATAGCAGTCAAGAATCTGTCCATAGACACAATCCCAGAGGAGGTGAGCCATGTCCTACGAGGAAATGGAAGGCGGACCGCAGTGGGAGGGCCGCCGTGAACGCAGGTACGATGAGAAGGAAGAAAAAGAGGAAGAGAAGCGCGAAGAAAAGGAAGAGAAGGGACAGGGATGGGGGCGAGACCCAATTAGTGGCGTTCTCTGGGCTTTGTTCTTGATCGTTGTTGGAGTGATCCTCCTGGCTGAATCGCAGGGATTCATCACCTGGGAGCAGTTTGGCGGGGTGTGGAATCTCGTTTTCCTTGTCGCGGGGTTGATGCTCCTGCTAAAAGCGGTCGTTCGGCTATTGATTCCTGCTTATCGCCGTCCGGTCTTGGGCACGCTGATAGGCGGTATTGTCTTGACCGCAATTGGGTTAGGGGGCATAACCGGTTTTAACCTGACTTTGCCGATTATCCTGATTGGAATCGGACTGGCTATCCTCCTTGGTGGTTTGTTGAGAGGTCGCTGGTAATCCAGGGGCTTGTTCAGTTCGTAGAGACGAAACGCCGCACAGTGCAGGTGTGGATTGGCGGTCGTCTGCACCTGGCGAAAAGCCCTTGCTCATGGTGGACCCAGGTCCAGGCTCATGATCTGATTCCAGAAGTAGCGCAACCGGGTGAGTGGCTCGTCGCGGCCAATGCAGCGGAAGTACGGTGCATCGAAAGCGAGAATGAGATCGCCAATCCTATAGCGCGGCAGGATGGGCGTGGAGACTACGAGGCTGCCCGTTTCGCCGGGATGCATCTCGTGGAGCATGATCAGCCCGCGCTTGGTCTCGACCTCAAAGAGGAACAGATCGTAATTGGGGACCCATGCGCGGCGTTCGTCGCGTTGTTGCCCAAACATGCCCTCTGTCGCTCCATAGATCTCCAGAATGGCTGCTGGGCCATACATTGCCCGCAGTGCAGGCGCGTAGCGGGTGTTGATGCCTGGCACGCTGCCTAGAGTCATGACTTGTACGCGCCACAAATCCTTCGGATAGACCTTGTGCGCTTTGCGTAGATAGCGTCCAAAGGTGATCGCCGTCGGTGCTACACCACCCACGACGGTTACGTTTTCATCCTTACAACGCTCATAAGCCAACTCGAAGCGCCGCTCCCAATCGCGAATGGTTTTCCCACCTCCCAGTGCATCAATCTCGTCCTGAGTGGGGAGGGAGCGCAGCGGCGTGCTCTGGGAAACATGCTTGACATAAATTCCTGAACTATAACCATATTCGACTTCGCGATCCCCCATGCGCACCTTTCCGACCACGGAGGGAAAATTGAGGTTGAGGTTTACACCTCGAAAGATGTCCAGTTGCTTCGTGAGCAACACATAGTTGATGAGAGCGCGGCCAGCACTAACGCGCATCTTCAAATCAGTGCGAGTCATGGGGATGAACTTGGATTCGCCCTTTGTTGTCCCGCGCGTGATGGCCCAGCCGACTGGAGGCTCGTAGAGCAATAGGTCAGTTTCGCCGGCCATGGTACGCTCAATCAAAGGCTTGATATCCTCATAGGTGACAATGGGGAAGGCTTTGCGGTATTCCTCAAGGGTGGTGACCATGCTGGCCTGGTGCTGTTGGCCATAGCCCGTGCGTGCATAGCCTTGCAGCAGGCGCTGCAATACCGCTTGTTGCGCGGCGCCAGGATCAGCCAGAGCCTGATACCAGGGCTGCACAAACCCCCTCAGCATCTCCTCCATGCCAGGCAATATAGTTGTTTGCATGTGTCCCCTCCTTTTCGTAGTGCCTCAGGTGTTTTTGTCCAGACAACTTTTTAACGCTTGTGCACCAAGAAGGCCAATTCCGTGGCGAATGCAAATCTCTGCACTGACCAAGGTCTGCCTGCTATTAATTCCCAGAACCTTTCCTCATAATTCTGCACCATTCCCTTTTCCCTTCCGCCAAGGCTGCGCACTGGGAATGAGATCAGCAGGTAATTGGACTGTACTGCATCCAGAAGCCTCACACTGGCCGATTTGTCCAGTTGTTCCAGACAAGGCAGGCTTTTTAAGATGAGGGCGAGATCAGCTTGCTCCACAGGGGGAGAATGGGCGATGTCGCAGGCATATGCTTGACCCCGCACTCCTATAATCACCAGGAACTCGTTCAGAAAAGCCGCGAGGTCCGTGTACATGTCATAGGCATAGTATTGGATGTCCTCGCTAAAGTCCATCCATGGTATTGCCAGTGGATTGAGCCCACAGGCAATATCGAGCACAACACGGATAGGAGGGAGGCCAGAGAGAGTACGCGCATAGAACTCATCGAGGATGCTCAGGCGCTCTCTGGTGGAGGAGTGATGCCCCATGATGTTCGTGCATACGCGGCGCAAAGCGGCGCCGTCCGCCCTTTCCGCTGCCTCTTTCAGTTCATCCAGCCAGCGTACATAGCGAGTGCCGGCGTCAAAGTACGCTCCACCAACCTGATGCAGCTTGTTCTTGGTGGCTTTCAATGCTTCCTTCCAGTTTCGCCGCATCACCAGTTCTCGTGAGGCGATGTTGCGAATCACGTCTGGGCACACATTGCGGTATTTGGGACTGAGCAGGACAGCCTGCACAACGCTGTCCAGCGCATTCGCATCGTGTCTCATCCCATGTTCATCTCTCTCAGGCGTGCCATGAGCTGCATCACAAAGCGCAGGTTGTGCATCGTGGCCAATCTATGGAACAAACTGTCATTCACTTTGAACAAATGGTGCAAATAAGCACGGGAGTAGTGGGAGCAGCAGAGGCAATCGCAGTAGGGGGAAATGGGCTGGTTAGCCTTCATGTTCTTCGCGTCCTGGATATACAGATGCGTGTACCAATCGTCTGCTAGCGTGCTGGATTTTGGCTCGCTGGTGAACAGATATAGCCGGCCATGTCGCGCATCCTTAGTGGGCATGGTGCTGTCAAACAGGTTATAGCCTATCCTGGCGCAGGTTACGATGTTGGCTGGCTGGCCCACGCCCAGGGCGTGCATCGGGAAGTTGGCTGGGATCAGTTCGCGGGTATATGCGATGATTTCTTCCAGCAAGTTGCCTGCGCTGTCCAGTGGCCATCCACCCAGCCCGAATCCGTCGAATCCTATTGCGAGCAACTCTTCGGCGCAGCGCTTGCGCAGATCGCGGTAGCCACCGCCTTGGACGACGGCAAAAAGGAGCGGACGCGCTCCCTTCTCCAAGCCTCGTAGTTCCATCTGGCGCTCGAACTCCGCTTTGCACCGTTTGGCCCACTTGATTGTTCTTTCCACCGATGCTTGCTGTATGGACAAGGGCTGATTCACATCCGTGCAATCGTCGAGGCAGATGACGAGGTCAGCACCATAGTCTACCTGTAGTTGGATGCTCTTCTCGGGCGTGAGGTAAAAGCGGCGCGAGGCTCCCTCTGGACGGAAGAGCATGCCGCGTTCGGTTAGGCTGCCATACTTGGGGTTTTGGTGGATGAGCGAATAAACCTGAAAACCACCCGAATCTGTGACGATGGGCTTTGGCCAGCCGAACATGTTGTGCAATCCGCCCAGTGCTTTGATCGTGGAGGAGCCCGGCCTTTGCATCAGGTGGAAGACATTCATTTGGAGCGCTTGCACCCCACATTGCAGCAAGTCGTTAGCATCCAATGAACGGACTACACCATGCGTGGCATCTGGCAGGAAGACAGGCAACTGCAATTGCCCCCGCGGCAACTCCAAAACGCTTGTCCCCTTGTAATTGTTCTTCATGCCACAGTGCCTTTTGCTCATGTTGAATTGCTATCCCCGTAGCAAGATTATTGATGAAAGCGCAGCGCCTCGGTGCTCTGAATGGAGATACCATACGCCAAGCAGAATGAAGAGGTGCAGCATGGATAAGTATATCATAGGTTACGATATGCACAAACATTGCTCCCGTCTGCGCTATTCTGAACCTAGCCGATCAGCAACTGGGGCAACACCGTATCCAGCATGTTCTTGGGGCGATGCAGCGTTTTCCAAGATCCTTCACGTCGTTGAGCATGACCAAGGGGACTTTTTCAACACCCTCACCCTCTGTTTTGACTTTTGTATAGAATTGGCTATGATAATTGTATCAAAGTCCTCCGACCCATTTTCTCCCCCTGGGAGGGATGGGCGATAGGGTGTGGGGAGCAATCCCGGCGCCTGCCGTGTTTGCAAAGGAGGCAACAGTAGCCACTTGCGGCGACTGTTGCCTTTTGTCTTAAAATAGGCAGATGTTTCTGCCTCAAAAATCTCAAAGAGGAGGAAAGAGCATGTGGATTCTAAGGTTGAACATGAATGACCGCACCTATCGTCTGGACGAAGTCCCGCAGGCTTACCAACACCTTGGTGGCCGCGGCATGACTTCTACCATCGTACACGACGAAGTCCCTCCATTGTGTCACCCTCTAGGCCCCAACAACAAACTCGTTTTTGCTCCTGGTATTGTAACCGGTACCGCCGCTCCAACCTCGGCACGCATCTCTGCCGGTGGCAAATCGCCGCTCACCGGCGGCATCAAGGAGACCAATGCCGGCTCCTCATGGGCACCAGCCTTGGCGCGCATGGGCATCAAAGCGCTGGTGGTGGAAGGACAGCCTAAGGAGAAGGGCAAGTACTGGATGGCCCATCTGACCTGGGATGCCGACGCGGGCAAGCCCAAGGTAGAGTTCCTGCCCGCCGATGAGTACACAGGCAAAGGGCTCTACGAGGTCTTCCCGCAGTTGTACGAGCGCTTTGGTCCGAAGGCGTCCATTGCCGGCTGCGGCGTGGCGGGCGAGTATGGCTGTGCTGGCGCTGGCGTCGTCTTCAATGACCTGGCGAAGCGTCCTAGCCGCTATGCGGGACGCGGTGGCCTGGGCGCGGTGATGGGCAGCAAGGGGCTCAAGTTCATCGTCGCTGATGATACAGGCGCTCCTGGCGTGAATATTGTGGACAAGGCATTGTTCGATCAGGGTCGCGCCAAGCTGACCGATGCGCTGCGCGAGCATGCCATCACCAAGCCCAAGGGTGGACTGAACACCTATGGCACTGCCATCCTGATCAACATTCTGAACGAAGCTGGCGGCTTGCCCACGCGCAACTTCTCCAGCGGGCGCTTTGAGGGTGCTGCCAAGATCGCGGGCGAAGCGCTCTTCGAGGGGAACAAGCAGCGCCTGGGCAAGGAACTCTACAACCATGCCTGCAGCCCTGGCTGCATCATCCAGTGCTCCAACACCTGGCACAAGCCAGATGGCACAGAGCACGTTTCCTGCCAGGAGTATGAATCCATCTGGGCCTTTGGTGCCAACTGCGGTATTGACAGCCTGGACGATACCGGCGAACTGATCCGCCTCTGCAACGACTATGGCTTGGACACCATCGAGATGGGCGGAACCATTGCCGTGGCCATGGAGGCAGGATTGGCAGAGTTTGGCGATGGGAAACGCGCTATTGAACTGATGCATGAGATCGGCAAGGGCACGCCTCTGGGACGCGTGCTGGGCAACGGCGCCGTAACGACGGGCAAGGTGTTCGGTGTAACGCGTGTGCCCGCGGTCAAGGGACAGAACATGCCCGCTTACGAGCCGCGCGCCGTCAAGGGCATTGGCATCACCTACGCCACCAGCACCATGGGCGCTGACCATACCTCCGGCTATACCATCGCCCCCGAGATCCTGAGCGTCGGCGGCAAGGCAGACCCGCTCAGCCCAGAGGGCAAGGCAGCGCTGAGCCGCGCCTTCCAGGCCACCACCGCCTTCATTGACTCCACCGGGCACTGCCTGTTCATCGCCTTTGCCATCTTGGACATCGCCAGCGGCTTCGAGGGCATGATGGAGGAGTGCAACGGCGTGCTGGGCACCAACTGGAAGTCGGAGGATGCGGCCAAACTCGG
This genomic stretch from Chloroflexota bacterium harbors:
- a CDS encoding aldehyde ferredoxin oxidoreductase, with amino-acid sequence MWILRLNMNDRTYRLDEVPQAYQHLGGRGMTSTIVHDEVPPLCHPLGPNNKLVFAPGIVTGTAAPTSARISAGGKSPLTGGIKETNAGSSWAPALARMGIKALVVEGQPKEKGKYWMAHLTWDADAGKPKVEFLPADEYTGKGLYEVFPQLYERFGPKASIAGCGVAGEYGCAGAGVVFNDLAKRPSRYAGRGGLGAVMGSKGLKFIVADDTGAPGVNIVDKALFDQGRAKLTDALREHAITKPKGGLNTYGTAILINILNEAGGLPTRNFSSGRFEGAAKIAGEALFEGNKQRLGKELYNHACSPGCIIQCSNTWHKPDGTEHVSCQEYESIWAFGANCGIDSLDDTGELIRLCNDYGLDTIEMGGTIAVAMEAGLAEFGDGKRAIELMHEIGKGTPLGRVLGNGAVTTGKVFGVTRVPAVKGQNMPAYEPRAVKGIGITYATSTMGADHTSGYTIAPEILSVGGKADPLSPEGKAALSRAFQATTAFIDSTGHCLFIAFAILDIASGFEGMMEECNGVLGTNWKSEDAAKLGAEILKKERAFNEAAGIGKEADRMPEFMKYEPLPPHNQVFDVPDSALDSVFGEM